One window of the Takifugu rubripes chromosome 13, fTakRub1.2, whole genome shotgun sequence genome contains the following:
- the marveld3 gene encoding MARVEL domain-containing protein 3 isoform X2 yields MRNGGSVLSHKALGSVAQAKVMARRNHDTSYHESRDKDYSHRGDRDTRDRNQTPRDVDKRGSAGDSRSKQTRERDATTASDMGTPARRDRHPEGPSRMSEEPWAYSPEEEHYEQHKSSLYNLRYILTSRGLCQLMELFVNLLITICAGVPYSNNGGYRNLAGLGGVYAYHFGGAGAFTGADADRVMELDRLFHQLKRPPYVFTMVCGGLLMVYACAALALGVFRVTYRWPPVLLGEALLNALIALGYIPGMAFYFIKLRETYDDPICKEREQMYKSKGHQGFECQFHGADVAGGLFAAVGVFVFIVGAVLAVRAFRSVRELKKQRRNQDNHL; encoded by the exons ATGAGGAACGGTGGAAGCGTGCTCTCCCACAAGGCCCTGGGCAGCGTTGCACAG gcGAAGGTGATGGCCAGGAGAAACCACGACACAAGTTATCACGAGAGCAGAGATAAGGACTATTCACACAGGGGAGACCGCGACACCAGAGACCGCAACCAAACGCCCAGAGATGTGGACAAGAGAGGCTCTGCTGGTGACAGCCGTTCCAAACAAACCCGAGAGAGGGACGCGACAACTGCCTCTGACATGGGGACGCCTGCCCGCAGGGATCGCCACCCTGAAGGGCCCTCGAGGAT GTCTGAAGAACCATGGGCGTATTCCCCTGAAGAGGAGCACTATGAACAACACAAATCCTCTCTTTACAATCTCAGATACATCTTGACCAGCAGAG GCCTCTGCCAGCTCATGGAGCTCTTCGTCAATCTGCTGATCACCATCTGCGCTGGCGTGCCGTACAGCAACAACGGCGGCTACCGTAATCTGGCCGGCCTGGGCGGAGTCTACGCCTACCACTTTGGGGGGGCCGGCGCTTTCACAGGAGCCGACGCCGACAGGGTGATGGAGCTGGACCGCCTCTTTCATCAGCTGAAGCGGCCCCCGTATGTCTTCACGATGGTCTGTGGCGGGCTCTTGATGGTCTACGCCTGTGCCGCGCTCGCCCTGGGGGTGTTCAGGGTCACGTACCGGTGGCCCCCGGTGCTGCTGGGGGAGGCTCTGCTCAATGCCCTGATAGCGCTGGGCTACATTCCCGGGATGGCCTTCTACTTTATCAAGCTGCGGGAAACGTACGACGACCCCATCTGTAAGGAGCGCGAGCAGATGTACAAAAGTAAAGGTCACCAGGGCTTCGAGTGCCAGTTCCACGGCGCCGATGTCGCCGGCGGCCTCTTTGCGGCCGTgggggtgtttgtttttatcgtGGGCGCGGTGTTGGCGGTCAGAGCGTTCAGGTCGGTGCGGGagctgaagaagcagagaaggaaCCAGGACAATCATCTCTAA
- the marveld3 gene encoding MARVEL domain-containing protein 3 isoform X3, translating to MARRNHDTSYHESRDKDYSHRGDRDTRDRNQTPRDVDKRGSAGDSRSKQTRERDATTASDMGTPARRDRHPEGPSRMSEEPWAYSPEEEHYEQHKSSLYNLRYILTSRGLCQLMELFVNLLITICAGVPYSNNGGYRNLAGLGGVYAYHFGGAGAFTGADADRVMELDRLFHQLKRPPYVFTMVCGGLLMVYACAALALGVFRVTYRWPPVLLGEALLNALIALGYIPGMAFYFIKLRETYDDPICKEREQMYKSKGHQGFECQFHGADVAGGLFAAVGVFVFIVGAVLAVRAFRSVRELKKQRRNQDNHL from the exons ATGGCCAGGAGAAACCACGACACAAGTTATCACGAGAGCAGAGATAAGGACTATTCACACAGGGGAGACCGCGACACCAGAGACCGCAACCAAACGCCCAGAGATGTGGACAAGAGAGGCTCTGCTGGTGACAGCCGTTCCAAACAAACCCGAGAGAGGGACGCGACAACTGCCTCTGACATGGGGACGCCTGCCCGCAGGGATCGCCACCCTGAAGGGCCCTCGAGGAT GTCTGAAGAACCATGGGCGTATTCCCCTGAAGAGGAGCACTATGAACAACACAAATCCTCTCTTTACAATCTCAGATACATCTTGACCAGCAGAG GCCTCTGCCAGCTCATGGAGCTCTTCGTCAATCTGCTGATCACCATCTGCGCTGGCGTGCCGTACAGCAACAACGGCGGCTACCGTAATCTGGCCGGCCTGGGCGGAGTCTACGCCTACCACTTTGGGGGGGCCGGCGCTTTCACAGGAGCCGACGCCGACAGGGTGATGGAGCTGGACCGCCTCTTTCATCAGCTGAAGCGGCCCCCGTATGTCTTCACGATGGTCTGTGGCGGGCTCTTGATGGTCTACGCCTGTGCCGCGCTCGCCCTGGGGGTGTTCAGGGTCACGTACCGGTGGCCCCCGGTGCTGCTGGGGGAGGCTCTGCTCAATGCCCTGATAGCGCTGGGCTACATTCCCGGGATGGCCTTCTACTTTATCAAGCTGCGGGAAACGTACGACGACCCCATCTGTAAGGAGCGCGAGCAGATGTACAAAAGTAAAGGTCACCAGGGCTTCGAGTGCCAGTTCCACGGCGCCGATGTCGCCGGCGGCCTCTTTGCGGCCGTgggggtgtttgtttttatcgtGGGCGCGGTGTTGGCGGTCAGAGCGTTCAGGTCGGTGCGGGagctgaagaagcagagaaggaaCCAGGACAATCATCTCTAA
- the marveld3 gene encoding MARVEL domain-containing protein 3 isoform X1: MYAHLKYKVEILNKRRTWWSQGAWLRAGERQEERIKQEVLNGGVLSSSLVKEARNLGFATSQAKVMARRNHDTSYHESRDKDYSHRGDRDTRDRNQTPRDVDKRGSAGDSRSKQTRERDATTASDMGTPARRDRHPEGPSRMSEEPWAYSPEEEHYEQHKSSLYNLRYILTSRGLCQLMELFVNLLITICAGVPYSNNGGYRNLAGLGGVYAYHFGGAGAFTGADADRVMELDRLFHQLKRPPYVFTMVCGGLLMVYACAALALGVFRVTYRWPPVLLGEALLNALIALGYIPGMAFYFIKLRETYDDPICKEREQMYKSKGHQGFECQFHGADVAGGLFAAVGVFVFIVGAVLAVRAFRSVRELKKQRRNQDNHL, translated from the exons ATGTATGCTCATTTAAAATACAAGGtagaaatattaaataaacGTAGAACATGGTGGAGCCAGGGGGCGTGGCTTCGTGCAGGTGAGCGCCAGGAGGAAagaatcaaacaggaagtgttgaaCGGTGGAGTTTTGTCATCGTCTTTGGTCAAAGAAGCCAGAAATCTTGGATTTGCAACTTCACAG gcGAAGGTGATGGCCAGGAGAAACCACGACACAAGTTATCACGAGAGCAGAGATAAGGACTATTCACACAGGGGAGACCGCGACACCAGAGACCGCAACCAAACGCCCAGAGATGTGGACAAGAGAGGCTCTGCTGGTGACAGCCGTTCCAAACAAACCCGAGAGAGGGACGCGACAACTGCCTCTGACATGGGGACGCCTGCCCGCAGGGATCGCCACCCTGAAGGGCCCTCGAGGAT GTCTGAAGAACCATGGGCGTATTCCCCTGAAGAGGAGCACTATGAACAACACAAATCCTCTCTTTACAATCTCAGATACATCTTGACCAGCAGAG GCCTCTGCCAGCTCATGGAGCTCTTCGTCAATCTGCTGATCACCATCTGCGCTGGCGTGCCGTACAGCAACAACGGCGGCTACCGTAATCTGGCCGGCCTGGGCGGAGTCTACGCCTACCACTTTGGGGGGGCCGGCGCTTTCACAGGAGCCGACGCCGACAGGGTGATGGAGCTGGACCGCCTCTTTCATCAGCTGAAGCGGCCCCCGTATGTCTTCACGATGGTCTGTGGCGGGCTCTTGATGGTCTACGCCTGTGCCGCGCTCGCCCTGGGGGTGTTCAGGGTCACGTACCGGTGGCCCCCGGTGCTGCTGGGGGAGGCTCTGCTCAATGCCCTGATAGCGCTGGGCTACATTCCCGGGATGGCCTTCTACTTTATCAAGCTGCGGGAAACGTACGACGACCCCATCTGTAAGGAGCGCGAGCAGATGTACAAAAGTAAAGGTCACCAGGGCTTCGAGTGCCAGTTCCACGGCGCCGATGTCGCCGGCGGCCTCTTTGCGGCCGTgggggtgtttgtttttatcgtGGGCGCGGTGTTGGCGGTCAGAGCGTTCAGGTCGGTGCGGGagctgaagaagcagagaaggaaCCAGGACAATCATCTCTAA